From the Chitinophaga lutea genome, the window TTTGTTCAGGACCGAATTCAGCAGGATAACGGCTGTATTGTGCAAACATTTCGGCATGGAACACATCGAGCTGGCGGAAGACATCGCCGGCGAAACCTTCCTGGCCGCACTCGAAACCTGGCCCTACAAAGGCATTCCGGAGAACCCCGCAGCCTGGTTGTATACGGTGGCCAAAAACAAAGCCGCCAATCACTACTCCCGCCTGCAAACCTTTCGTGCAAAAATCACCCCTGCCCTGCAGCAGGCATCTTCGGGTGGGGAAATCGATATCGACCTGTCTGACCGGAACATCACAGACAGCCAGTTACAAATGATATTCGCCATCTGCCACCCGGCCATTCCACCGGAAGCGCAGATCGGGCTGGCATTGCGTATCCTCTGCGGTTTCGGGATTGATGAAATCGCCAACGCCCTGCTTACGAACAAAGAAACCGTCAACAAACGATTGTACCGGGCGCGGGAAAAACTGCGGCAGGAAAAAGTGGAGATCACTTTCCCTGCTCCGGGCGAAGTGAACAGGCGCCTCGAAACGGTGCTTACCACCCTCTACCTGCTTTTCAACGAAGGGTACTACTCCGAAAGCCAGGGTGCCGTACTGCGTGAAGAGCTTTGCCTCGAAGCCATGCGCCTCACTTACCTGCTGGCCGGCAATGAAAGCACAAACCTTCCACCCGTCAACGCACTACTATCGCTCATGTGTTTTCACGCATCCCGTTTCCCTGCCAGGAAAAACGATCATGGAGAAATCGTATTGTATCACGATCAGGATGAAAACCTATGGAACTTGGAACTGATCGGCAAAGGAGCATATTATCTGCACAGGGCTTCCGGTGGCGATCAGTTATCAAAGTACCATATCGAAGCTACCATCGCATACTGGCACACCGTAAAAGAAGATTCGGCGGAGAAATGGGAAAACATCCTGCAGCTCTATAACCGCCTCCTGACCATTGCCTATTCTCCCATCGCTGCACTGAACCGAACGTTCGCACTGTCCAAAACGAAAGGAAAACCGGCCGCTATCGCCGAGGCGGAAAAACTGGCCTTAACGGACAATCACTATTATCACACGCTGCTGGGCGAACTCTACACCGGTATCGATAACGGGAAAGCACGTATTCACCTGGAAGCGGCTTCACAGCTGGCAAAAACGGAAGCCGACAAAAGTACGATCCGGCGTATGCTGGAGGGGCTTTAAAAAGACCTCACCAGTTATGTAGGGTCATTTTGTCCTGAATTAGTTGTCTTATCTTAAACTTTCCTGATTGCTCAGCTACCGCTTCAACTGCATTATTATCCCAACATTCCTTTTTTGATCGCCTCCGCGCCAAGGGTTTTACGGTAAAAGTGAAACCATAGCCCCCGGGAAAATAATTTTCCGGACCTTTATGCACTGCTGACATAAGGCTGTCAATAACCGGAACTAGCTTTGAACCATAAACCTAAAAAAACTATAAAATGGCAACTACAAACACATTACGCGGATTCGCCACGGTAACTTTCTTTGCGGCAGACCATGAAGGAGCTAGAAAATGGTATTCAGAGCTGTTCGGCATACCCCCTTATTTTGATAAACCGGGTTATATTGAGTTCCGGGTGGGCGATTATCAGCACGAAATAGGCATTATCGACGCGAAATATGCCCCTAAAGGCGCTCAGCCGGGCCCAGGCGGCGCGATGATCTACTGGCATACGGATGATCTCAAAGGCACGCTGCAGAAATTGCTGACGATGGGCGCCACGGAATTCGAGCCCGTCACCGAACGCGGCGAAGGTTTCATCACCGCATCGGTGCTCGACCCTTTCGGCAATATCCTGGGCATCATGTACAACCCGCATTACGTGGCGGTTGTGGCGGCAAAGAAATAGCTCATCAAATAGTTCTCATATGGATGAAGTAACCCGGCGAATGCTGGAAAAAATTCATCAACCCGGCCTCTTTGACGCGCTGGTTAAACAACTCAGTGCCTCGGAACTCAATACCGTTTTACTGGATGTGTTTAACCAGCGTGTAGCCGGACTGGATGCGGCAGCACTGCTGCAGAAATACATGCTCAACCGATTCGTAAAACCGGCAGCCGTGGATGTTATACGGCTGAAGGAAGAAGAATTGCAGATACTCCGGCTGCTGCAAAAGGAAGGATTTGAGCCATTGGAACTGTCGCCCGTTACGCAACTGGGCGCCTGCGCCGTTGTTGCCGCCGTGAACCAGAAAAAAGTGATTTCCGCGCTGCGGAATACCGAAGTACTGTCTGACCCCACCAATGCGATGGCCCTGTTGTATACAGAAGGTAAAAAGTCCGGCGGGTTGCCGGCGCAAACATACCGCTACTGCGCCATCACCAGAACCGTGAGGGCACAGGCGCTCGATAATCCTGCTTTCGCCCCCCATTTTGCGGTTTGCGCCCTGGCAACGATGACCTGCGCGGGCGCCGGGTACATCGTGGAAACAACAGCACTGTGCGAACATGTGATGGCCCAGGAAGCCATTCTCCGGCAGGTATTCGGCCTGAACAGCATACGCGTCCACCTGCTGCCGCAAAAGGGCCATGGAGCTAACCATGCGCTGGTCGGCACTGCCATGGAACTGCTGCAGCGCAGCCGGCCGGCAATAGCCGTTACGGTACGGGAACGTGATGAAACCAAAAACTATTACACCGGTATCCAGTTCAAGCTCATCGCAGATCTTCAGGGAGAGCCGTTTGAAATCGGCGACGGCGGACTGGTGGACTGGACACAACAACTGCTCAGCGATAAAAGCCAGCGGATGTTCATTAGCGGCCTCGGCACACAGGTACTGCACCAGCTTGGCGCAAACAACCGCCTTTCTTTCCCGCACAATCCGTAAATTCATGCCGCCTTATACCCAATGCTTATGTTCCGCAAAATCCATTTTGTCCTCGTACCACTCATTGCCGCCTCGTTGCAGCTGCAGGCACAGGCCGTAGTGCCGAAAAACAAAGTACTCTACGTAGTAGACTCCGTTCCTGTGGGCACAGGCCATGATCTGCGCCGGGAGTTGCCATACGAGGAACTGAAAAGTGAAGCCATCGCGTCCGTCAACATCCTGAAGTACCCGGAAACGTTACAGCATGCTAAATACCGGCCGTACGACAGTGTGCTGTTCATTATCACCAAAGCATACGCCGCACGGCCCGCCGAACTGAAAGCCATCCCCTCCACCGACCAGCTCACCCGCAAAGGCAATATTTATTTTTACAAAGGAAAGCCATACAGCGGCAAGGTGCTCGACTACCACTACGACGGCAGTATTTACCATGAAGGGACGCTGGAAAACGGGAAGTATACGGGCGTTCATCTCTATCACGATCCCGAAGGCCTGCGCCGGCATAGCTACACGTACGACAAGGACGGCGCCGAGCACAACACCGGTACAGACACCAACGGCAACATGACCAGCCGGGTAGTGCGCACCGATGAAAGGCTGCTCCTTTTTGAACTGTACTATCCCAACGGGCAACTGAAGCACCGGACGAAACGCGTAAAAAACAAGGAGATCCAGACTTCCTATTATTCTTCGGGCCTGTTATCGGACTCACTCGTCCGCCACCTCAAAACGAACAAAACGTACTACGATCCGCAAAGGCAGTTGCTCCGCAAACTGGCGGAGCAAAAAGATTATCTGAAACTGCGGGAATTGTTCCCGTCGGATCCGGCTACCTATATGTACATCTCCGCTCATAAACGGCAGGATGGACAATTCGATGAAGCATTGCGCTACATGGATACCTGCATCGCCCTCGAACCGCTGGAACCAATGTATAACTACGAAAGAGCGATGCTCCGCCTGCGGAAATTCGCGTACGCGGCCGACAAGGTAACTTTCAAATGGGACTACGAATTGAGCCGGTACCTCGATAAAAAACCGGAGCTCCACATTCCCGAAGCAGACAAACAAAAGATCATGGCCGATCTTAAACTGTTCGAGCCCATGAAGTATACGAACAGGGATTTTGTGAAAGTGTACCGGTATGTTGCGGAGAAGTTCTAGGAGGTTCAGGTCCGTCGTTCTACCGGTGCCCGAATCCGCTCGTTGATGAACTATTGAAAACACATAACGGAGACGTTGTGAAAGGGTGCCATATGTTGCGAAGAAGTTCCAGGAGGCTGAGTTCTGTTGCTCTACCGGGTGCCAGAATCCACCCCTTGATGAACCATTGAAATACACAACGGAGACGTTGTGAAAGGGTAACGATAAGTTGCAGAAATGTTCTAACAAATGCGGCCGGAGCATTGATCCACCCGGCGCCCGAATCCACTCGTGGCGACCGCTAATTATATCCACATGCTACTTCCCTCCCCTGATCTCCTTCAGCATCAGGTAAAACGAAGGTTTCGGCATATCCCCGTGGCCGTAACCGTCCAGTTCGAACAGCTGTGTTTTTTTGTGCCCGGTGAGTTTCATCATCCTCGCCCAGTAAGCATTTTCTTCATACCGCCCCAGCATCTCCATTTCCCGGTCGCCTGTAAAAAGCACCATGGGCGGCGCATCCGCCCGTACATGGTACAGCGGTGCAAATGCATCGATCAGCGGCTGCGTTTCGGCCATGCCTCTTTCTTTGCGGATGGTAAAATGGGTGATGGCCTGGGCACTGAAGGGGAACAGGCCGGCAATGCGGTTAGCGTCTATATTGTGCCGGGCGAGCCACTGTTTGTCGAGCCCCACCATGGCAGCGAGATAACCGCCGGCGGAGTGGCCGGCCACATAAATCCGGGAAGTATCACCGCCATATTCCGAGGCATGCCGGAATGCCCATGCCACCGCAGCAGCGGCGTCTTCGATATAAGCAGGACAACTCACCTTCGGGCTGAGCCGGTAGTTGGCAGCCATTACAATCACCTGCTGCTGTTGCAACTCGGCCGGGATGCTTTTGCTGCCGCCGGTAATGCCCCCGCCATGAAACCATACGATCACGGGCAGCCCCTTCTTTTTGGCAGGGTAATACACATCCAGCACACAGCGCTCTTTCATATAATCCGTTTGCGGGCCGCTGCGATACGGCAGGTTGTTTTGCCGGGAATACGTAAGGCTATCCTGGCCGGATAGGGGCAATACAAAGCAGATCAGGGCGAAAAGAAGCAACTGTTTCATGGTAACAAAGAAAATAAAAAATGCGGCTACTTGCTTTTAGTTATTTTTTAATATATTTTGATAGACGTTTTAACAGTTATAACTATCCACATGTCCACGTTCACAGCTAAGCGCAGGAGCCTTGTCCTGCTGTCATTACCTTTTGCCGCCCTTTTGCATGGCTGCGGCCGGCAAACCGCCACCGATCTGCGTATCCGCGAATTCGATTCCGCTTTCACCACCCGTTTTGCCGATTCGGTGGAGGCCGCCCTCAAACCGGAACTGGCCCAGGGCCTCAGCCTCTCGCTATGGGGCATCGATTCACTGGTCATCTCTCCCATCGCCATCGACATCAGCGACCGGGGCGACCTCTATTACACCACCACCAACCGGCAGAAACATTCGGAGTTCGATATCCGCGGGCACCGCGACTGGGAAATCCCCTCCATCAGCCTGCAAACGGTGGAAGACCGGCGCGCTTTCCTGCACAAGGAACTGTCGCCCGAAAACAGCCACCGCAACAAATGGCTCGAAGACCTGAACGGCGACAGTTCGCACGACTGGCGCGACCTGACCATCGAAAAAGAAAATGTGTTCCGCCTCACCGACATCAACAACGACGGCATCGCAGACCGCTCCCAGCTGGTAGTGGATGATTTTAACGATGAAGTGACCGACGTGGCCGGCGGTGTGCTCAGCGAGGGCGACGACCTTTATGTGGCTGTGGCACCGGATTTATGGCGGATGAAAGATAAAAACAACGACGGCATCGCCGATGAAAAAACGTCCATCTCCCATGGTTACGGCATTCATATCGGCTTCAGCGGGCATGGTATGTCCGGTGTGGAAATGGGGCCAGACGGCCGCATCTACTGGCAGATCGGCGACATCGGTTTTAACGGCACCGGGCCCGACGGCCGGAAATGGGAACACCCCAACAGCGGCGTTATTGCACGTTCCAACCCGGACGGCAGCGACTTCGAGATATTCGCTTACGGCATCCGCAACACCCATGAATTTGTATTCGACGAATACGCCAACCTCATCAGTGAAGACAACGACGGCGACCATCCCGGCGAGAAGGAACGCCTGGTGTATATCGTCAACGGTTCGGACGCTGGATGGCGCAGCAACTGGCAATACGGCAAATACCGCGACCCGCTCAACAACGGCTATAAAGTCTGGATGGACGAAAAAATGTACCTGCCGCGCTTCGAGGGGCAGGCGGCTTATATCACACCTTGCATCAGCAACTTCGTGAGCGGCCCGGCTGGCATGGTGTACAACCCCGGCACCGCGCTCAGCCCGAAATACCATAAAACGTTCTTCATTGCCGAGTTCGTCGGCAACCCTTCCGGCTCCGGCATCCATGCTTTCAAACTCAAACCCAAAGGCGCCACCTTCGAGCTGGGCGAACACGAAAAAATTCTTGGCGGCGTACTGCCCACCGGGCTTGATTTCGGTCCCGATGGAGCGCTGTACCTGGCCGACTGGATAGACGGGTGGGACACTCATCACTACGGCCGCATCTGGAAGCTGGACGATACCAACGCCGCGGCCATGGCGGTACGGAAGGAAGTGAAAAAACTCCTCGCCGCCGACTTCTCCGGGTATGAAACCGGTGCCCTGGCCGGCCTGCTGAAGAATGCCGACATGCGGGTGCGGTTGAAGGCGCAGTTCGAACTGGTCAAACGCAAAAAGAAAGGCGCCGAAGTATTCGAAGCCGCGCTGCAGCAGCGCAGCCATCAGCTGTCGAGGGTGCATGCCATCTGGGGGCTCAGCCAGCTGGCCCGGCAGGATAAAAAATATGCCGCTGCGCTGATGCCGGTGTTACGGGACAGCGATGCCGAGATCAGGGCGCAGGCCGCCAAATGGCTGGGCGACGTGCGGTATGCCGAGGCAGGCGCCGCCCTGGTTCCCTTGTTGAAAGACACTGCGAGCAGGGTCCGCTTTTTTGCGGCGGAAGCCCTGGGCAGGATAAGGCACGAAGCCGCCGTGCAGCCCATCATCGATTTGCTCGCCGCCAATAACGACGAAGACGCTTACCTGCGCCATGCCGGCAGCCTCGCTCTGGCGCGCATCGGCAAGGCCGATCCGGTGCTGGCGCAAGCCGCTCATCCCTCCCGTGCCGTGCGGCTCGCGGCGGTGGTGGCGCTCCGCCGGATGTCGCACCCCGGCATTGCCCGTTTCCTCAGCGACACCAGCGAGCTGGTAGTGACCGAAGCGGCCCGGGCCATTAACGACGACTTATCTATTCCCGCCGCATTGCCTGCGCTGGCAGGTTTATTGAATACCACCCGTTTCAGGGGCGAGCCGTTGATGCGGCGCGTGATCAGCGCCTGCCTGCGCGTGGGCGCGGAAAACGGTACACTACCGGAGCTTATCCGCTATGCCCTTAACGAAAACGCCCCTGCCGCCATGCGCGCCGAGGCCATCGACGTCATCAGCGTATGGCCCCAACCTTCCGTGCTCGACCGGGTAGACGGGCGGCTGAGAGGCCCCGCGGAGAAGAAAAACTCCAAAGCCGCCGAACTTTCCGCTACCGCGCTTACCGGCCTGTTGCAACACAAAGCACTGCCTGTGAAGCTAAGTGCCGCCGGAGCCATCGACCGGCTGCATATCAAATCCGCCGCACCCGCATTGCTGGCCGCGGTGAAGGGCGACAAAGAAGCCCTCATGCGCGTGGTGGCGCTCAAAGCGCTGGTAACGCTGCAGGACGAAAGGCTGGAACCTGCCATCCGGCATGCGCTCACCGATAAAGAAAAGAAAGTGCGTGTGGCCGGCCTCGACCTGCTGGAAAAAATGAACATCCCCCAACCTGTGATGGTCAGTTTGCTCACCAGTGTGATCGATACCAAAACGCTCGAAGAGCAACAGGCCGCCGTACTGACGCTGGGCAGGCTCCCGCTGGAGCATTCGCAGCCCAGCATCGAAGCCCTGCTGGCTAAAATGGAGAGCGGCCGCCTGCCTGCAGGGGTGATACTCGAATTGGGCGAGGCTATCGACAGCACGGGTTCGCAGGCACTCAAAACACGTTACGCCACCATCAGCAGCGGGTTGTCGCCGGACGCGCAACTGGCCGCCTATGCCGGCAGCCTCGAGGGTGGCGACCCGCAGCGGGGCCGGCAGATCTTTTACCGCAACCAGAGCGCCCAGTGCATGAAATGTCATGCGTACGACGACCGGGGCGGCAATGCCGGGCCGCGCCTCAACGGCGTTGCCGGCCGCATCAGCCGCAGCCAGATACTCGAAGCGCTCATCGACCCGGGCAAACGCCTGGCGCCGGGCTTCGGCATGGTAACGCTGGAACTGAAAGACGGGCAAAAACTCACCGGGGTGCTGCAGGGCGAAAACAAAACCGGCCTCAGCATCAAAGCGGGCCTCGACCCGGTGCAGACCATCCCGCTGGCCCGGATAACGAAAAAAACCTACGCACCGTCGAGCATGCCCGACATGAAAACCATACTGTCCAAGAAAGAAATCAGGGATGTGGTAAGTTTTCTGGCAGAAGCAAAAGAAGACAATTAATTTTTGTACTTTTTGCGCGGCAAATGATCCAACCAAAATCGGGAAGAGGGTTATCTTATCGTTAATTTCACCGCATGGCAGGCTGATCGCTTTTTCAGCGCATCACCCGCCGCGGGCCGGTTTACAGGTATCTGCGGCAATAGCGCACATGCCTCACCGCCACGCCAGGCACTGGGTGATCTGAACGGCCACGTTATATTTGCAACCTAAATCCATGTGATGTCTGTGCAGAAAGTACATATTGCGCCCGGCCTGTTGCAAGCCGTTGCTGGAGGGGATGAAAAGGCCTTCAGTGAACTGTTTCACCTGTTCCGGAACAAAGTGTATGCGATCGCTTTCAAAGTAACCGCTTCCGAGGCCATGGCCGAAGAAGTACTGCTCGACGTGTTCCTGAAGGTATGGCTGAAAAGGGAGCAACTGCCGCAGATCGAACATTTCACCGCCTGGCTCTTCACCGTTACCCGCAACCACATCTTCAACCTGCTGAAGCAGGCTGCCCTGCAGATGCACCCCGCCCCGCTGGCGGAGCAGGAAGATTATGCGCTGACGTATTCAGACAACCCGGCCGCGATACTCCAGGAAAAAGAATACCGTAAAGTACTGCAGCAGGCGGTGGACCGGCTGCCGCCCCAGCAGAAAAAAGTGTACCGCCTCATCAAGGAACACGGCCTCAAACGCGAGGAAGCAGCCGTGGAGCTGAACCTTTCCCCCGAAACCGTGAAACGCCACCTCTCCGATGCCATGCAGTTCATCCGCGTGTACTGCGTATCGCACCTGGGCGCCTCCGCCGCCCTCGTCATTGTTAAGGCAATATTATGAATACAAATTATTTTCCCGCCGGCTGACCCACTCCCCCTTTTTCACTGTCTCTTTTGGTAGAACGCACTTGTAAAATCATACTATGTCCAGGTTAGACACACTGTTCCGCAAATTCATGCAGGGTTCCTGTACGCAACAGGAAAAGCAGGAGCTCTTCGCGCTGATCGCGAAGCCGGAGCACGATGCGGCGCTGCACCGCCTGCTGGACGAAGTGATCGCCGATACGGACGAAGAGAAGGAAGTAGACGCCGCCAGGGCGCAGGAAATCCTGTCGATTATCCTCAAAGCCGGCGCACCACCCCGCAAACGCCCGGCCCTGCTCCGCACACTGGGCAAGGTAGCCGCTGCCGCTGCGGTGCTGGGACTGGCGTTCGCCACCTTCCATTATTTCAACGCGGCACCGCCTGCCGCACAGCCGCAGCGCAGCGCCATCGTACAGGACATTCCCGCTGCCGTCAGTGGCGCGGTGCTCACCCTTGGCGACGGCCGCAAAGTGCCGCTCGACAGTCTCGGCCAGGGCATCATTGCGCAGCAGGGCGGCGCCACCGTTACACTGGCGAAAGGCGCACTGGCGTATAACGATCACGATGCCGCTGAAGTCACCTACAACACGCTCAATACCCCGCGCGGCCGCGTATTCCGCGTGGTGCTGCCCGACGGCTCGACGGTGTGGCTCAACGCCGCCAGCACCCTGCGCTATCCAACCAGCTTCAACCAGCACGACAGAACAGTGGAACTGAGCGGCGAAGCTTACTTCGACATTCAGCCGCAGGCGGGCAAACCGTTTAAGGTAAAAGTCGGCAGCCATACCGAAGTACTGGTGCTCGGCACCGGCTTCAACGTATCCGCCTACCAGAACGATGCGCTTGTGGCCACTACCCTGCTGCACGGCAAGGTGAGCGTGAACAGGCAGCTGCTGCAGCCGGGTGAACAGGCGCAGCTGGCCAACGGCAGCCCTACGCTGAAAATCATGAAAGCAGATACCAGCCAGGTGATGGCGTGGAAAAACGGCATGTTCAACTTCGACAACGCCGACATCCGCGAGGTAATGAAACAACTGGAACGCTGGTACGATATAGATGTACAGTACGAAAACGGCATCCCGCCCCTGCGCTTCGGCGGAAAAATAGAACGCGGCCTCAGCCTGCAGCACATCACCAGGATACTGGCTATTTCAAACGTGCACTGCCGGCTCGAAGGGAGAAAACTGATCGTCACACAATAAACCGTTATTCAGGCTCACGCCCGTCTGCACACCATAACCGAAGGTTAGGGACGGGATACCTATGTTTTAAAATCTTTAAACAGGAACATGTTGCACTTTAATTATCGCAAACCACGACAGAAACCAAAACTTTTAGTCATGAAGCTGATCATTACCCTGGTAACGGTGCTGACCCTCCAGGTACAGGCCCGGGTAGCCGCCCAGACCATTTCCATGACAGGTAAGGACCTCTCTTTCAGGGAGATTTTTACCCGCCTTGAAAAACAGACCGGCTACGTGGTGTTCTACAACCTCGCCCTGCTGGATAAAACCACGCCGGTTTCCGTGTCTGCCCGGAACATGCCGGTGGAAACGTTCCTCAGCACCATCATGAACGGCCAGCCGATCGATTTTGAGATCAACAGCAAAACCATCACCATCAAGGCAAAAACGTTGCCGCCCGCGGCCGTGCAACAGGAGAAAACCGCGAAAGATCCGCCTGTGAAAGGAAAGGTGACGGACGAAGAAGGCAACCCGCTGCCGGGCGCTACCATTTCGGTGGCCGGCACCAGCCGCGGCGTGCAGACGAACGAGAAAGGCGAGTTTTCCATCGAAGCGGGTAAACAGGATGTGATCTACATTACTTATATCGGTTTCGAGCGAAAAGCATTGCCGGTAAAAGATATCAACGGCCCGCTCACCGTAAAGCTGCTGCCATCCAATAAAAACATGGACGAAGTGGTGGTGATCGGTTATGGCAGCGTGGCGAAAAAGGACCTCACGGGAGCAGTGTCTACCGTAAAAGTATCCGACCTGCAGGACATTCCCGCTCCCCGTGTGGACCAGATGTTGCAGGGCCGCATCGCCGGCGCGGAAATCGTGTCCACCGACGGCGAGCCCGGCGCCGGTACCTCCGTGCGCATCAGGGGCACCCGTTCCATCTCCGCCAGCAACGAACCGCTGTTCATCGTGGATGGATTGATGGACGCCATCACCAGCCTCAACGAATTGAACCCTTCAGACATCGCCACCATCAACGTGTTGAAAGACGCGTCTTCCACGGCCATCTACGGTTCCCGCGGCAGCAACGGCGTTATCATCATCACCACCAAATCGGGCGGCGACAAACGCGGAAAGACCAATTTCACCCTCCGCAACGACATGGGCTTCTCCGAACTGCCGCGCTACCTCGACCTGATGAACGCCACGGAATTCGCGCAGCTGCAAAATGACCGCTACTATTTTGCGTCCACCGCCAACCAGACCAAACCACTGGAAGAATACCCCTATCCCGACCCGCTGGCCCTGGGCGAAGGCACCAACTGGACAAGGGAAATCACCCGCCGTGCGCCTTATCACAACATCACGCTGTCCGCTTCCGGCGGCGACAAGGCCACGCAGTATTTTTTCTCCGCCAATTACAACAACAATCAGGGCATCATACAGAACAGCGGCATGCAACGCTACCAGGTGCGCCTCAACCTCGACCGTACCATCAGCCAGTTCGTAAAGGCGGGTGTACGTTTCAACTATTCCAGCCTCGACCGGCAACTGAACAATGCAGATGTAGGCACGAGCACCCTCTGGTACCGCTCCACCATCTTCCTGGCGCCCACCATCCCGGCGTATAAACCGGACGGCAGCTTCAACGACTGGAACACACAATGGTACTCCGGCACGCTCTTCGATTCCCCGCTGGCCAACGTGCTGCTGAAAAAGAACGACCGGCTTGAAAAAAGCCTCAGTTCCATGGCTTATATCGAAATCACGCCGTTCAAGAACGTGCTGGTGCGCTCCACCATTTCTTATTCGGACTTTTCGAGAACGAACGACCAGTTTACGCCCTCCACCATGCCTTCGCGCGTGAACGCCAATTCCGGCGCCTATGCGTACAAAAGCAGCTATGCGGAAAACAACCTGCTGAATGAAAACACCATCACGTATAAACGCAGCTGGAACAAACGCCACAATTTCGACGCGATGTACGGTTTTACGGTGCAGCGCCGGAAGTACGACAACCTCACGGCCAGCGGCAGCGGGTATTTTGTAGACGACATCGAAACCAACGACCTCGGCGCTTTGCCGTCGAAAGAAACGGTGACGCTGGGCTCCTCGCTCGAAACCCTCGGCCGCCTGTCGCACCTCGCCAGGGTGAACTACAACTACCGCAACCGCTACTATCTCACCGCTACCATGCGGGCCGACGGGGCGTCCAACTTCGCGAAAAACAACAAATGGGCGATGTTCCCTTCCGCCGCATTCAAATGGAATATCAGCAACGAGGCTTTCATGCAGGGCTTCAATAAACTCAGCGAGCTCTCGCTCCGCCTGAGCGGCGGCACCTCGGGCAACGACGCGATTTCCCGGTACCAGTCGCTTTCCCGGCTTTCCTCCACTACCGGCGGTTACCTGTTCAACGGCACGCAGCCCGTGGCGTATTATCCCTCCCGTATTTCGAACGAAGGGCTGACCTGGGAAAAAACCACCACCTTCAATGCGGGCATCGACCTGTCGTTTTTCAACAAGCGGCTCGACATTGTGCTGGATGTATACCGCAGCGCTACGGCTGACCTCCTGCTCACTGTACAGCTGCCCACGCACGTCGGGTATGGCTCCAGGCTCGCCAACATCGGGAAAACCTCCAACCGGGGGATCGAGCTCACGGTGAACCATGAGAACATCCACCG encodes:
- a CDS encoding FecR family protein; amino-acid sequence: MSRLDTLFRKFMQGSCTQQEKQELFALIAKPEHDAALHRLLDEVIADTDEEKEVDAARAQEILSIILKAGAPPRKRPALLRTLGKVAAAAAVLGLAFATFHYFNAAPPAAQPQRSAIVQDIPAAVSGAVLTLGDGRKVPLDSLGQGIIAQQGGATVTLAKGALAYNDHDAAEVTYNTLNTPRGRVFRVVLPDGSTVWLNAASTLRYPTSFNQHDRTVELSGEAYFDIQPQAGKPFKVKVGSHTEVLVLGTGFNVSAYQNDALVATTLLHGKVSVNRQLLQPGEQAQLANGSPTLKIMKADTSQVMAWKNGMFNFDNADIREVMKQLERWYDIDVQYENGIPPLRFGGKIERGLSLQHITRILAISNVHCRLEGRKLIVTQ
- a CDS encoding TonB-dependent receptor is translated as MKLIITLVTVLTLQVQARVAAQTISMTGKDLSFREIFTRLEKQTGYVVFYNLALLDKTTPVSVSARNMPVETFLSTIMNGQPIDFEINSKTITIKAKTLPPAAVQQEKTAKDPPVKGKVTDEEGNPLPGATISVAGTSRGVQTNEKGEFSIEAGKQDVIYITYIGFERKALPVKDINGPLTVKLLPSNKNMDEVVVIGYGSVAKKDLTGAVSTVKVSDLQDIPAPRVDQMLQGRIAGAEIVSTDGEPGAGTSVRIRGTRSISASNEPLFIVDGLMDAITSLNELNPSDIATINVLKDASSTAIYGSRGSNGVIIITTKSGGDKRGKTNFTLRNDMGFSELPRYLDLMNATEFAQLQNDRYYFASTANQTKPLEEYPYPDPLALGEGTNWTREITRRAPYHNITLSASGGDKATQYFFSANYNNNQGIIQNSGMQRYQVRLNLDRTISQFVKAGVRFNYSSLDRQLNNADVGTSTLWYRSTIFLAPTIPAYKPDGSFNDWNTQWYSGTLFDSPLANVLLKKNDRLEKSLSSMAYIEITPFKNVLVRSTISYSDFSRTNDQFTPSTMPSRVNANSGAYAYKSSYAENNLLNENTITYKRSWNKRHNFDAMYGFTVQRRKYDNLTASGSGYFVDDIETNDLGALPSKETVTLGSSLETLGRLSHLARVNYNYRNRYYLTATMRADGASNFAKNNKWAMFPSAAFKWNISNEAFMQGFNKLSELSLRLSGGTSGNDAISRYQSLSRLSSTTGGYLFNGTQPVAYYPSRISNEGLTWEKTTTFNAGIDLSFFNKRLDIVLDVYRSATADLLLTVQLPTHVGYGSRLANIGKTSNRGIELTVNHENIHRKNFSWSTTVTAAHNSQRVDDIGGLDKVSVYDNPYGAQYMMYGYVKGRPLNALWGMEYGGVWKSQAEIEKNKTSKQYASSAVNFYQPGRQRYKDQNQDGILDNNDLVYLGNADPYVYGGIQNTFRVKKVSLSFYVNYSLGGKIYNPTELFMGTGTYLSNQFRYMVNAWHPVRNPTSEYPRADSKDDIPNDRFLHDATFLRLKNVSIAYPLDLTKITGRKLQSLYLALSANNLVLWKYYNGYDPEVSTQSAGSTIRRMDNGAYPTSRTLTFSAELKF